The following proteins are encoded in a genomic region of Brachypodium distachyon strain Bd21 chromosome 1, Brachypodium_distachyon_v3.0, whole genome shotgun sequence:
- the LOC100830291 gene encoding coiled-coil domain-containing protein 12 isoform X1, whose product MEDATARRERLRALRAAKELLSTPDSATASATAPSAEQQNGKHATTEEQVNQPALPDPVDAPEDASKENVSPTKESDELEDNGEIPLKFRNYLPHDERLRGGKVAPLSLPKFEDPIAADAAEPKQLENPFGNIAPKNPNWDLKRDVQKRVDKLEKRMQKALAEIACELLVDDVEQQKEKEALEEGSDAA is encoded by the exons ATGGAGGACGCCACCGCCCGCCGCGAACGCCTCCGCGCCCTCCGCGCAGCCAAGGAGCTCCTCTCCACCCCCGactccgccaccgcctccgcgaCAGCTCCCTCCGCCGAGCAGCA GAATGGTAAACATGCGACCACAGAAGAACAGGTAAACCAACCAGCATTACCAGATCCTGTGGACGCACCTGAGGATGCTTCAAAGGAGAATGTGAGCCCAACTAAGGAATCTGATGAGCTTGAAGATAATGG CGAGATACCACTGAAGTTCAGAAACTATCTTCCTCATGATGAACGACTTCGAGGTGGTAAGGTGGCACCGTTGTCTCTTCCCAAGTTTGAAGATCCAATTGCAGCTGATGCTGCTGAGCCAAAGCAACTTGAG AACCCTTTTGGGAACATCGCTCCAAAGAACCCAAACTGGGACCTGAAACGGGATGTGCAGAAGAGGGTGGACAAGCTGGAGAAGCGCATGCAGAAAGCTCTGGCAGAGATTGCATGTGAGTTACTGGTAGATGATG TGGAGCAGCAAAAGGAGAAAGAGGCCCTGGAGGAGGGAAGCGACGCAGCTTAA
- the LOC100840682 gene encoding probable disease resistance protein RXW24L, with protein MAELAEFAVGLSKSLVTTVQSAIDEDARLRQKLEADLMAFTLQLDLMKGLMDDASQLMENILVKYIKNLIYELEDWIECASHLDDKPIFWRRLLPSCMAPPLPLDEAVEETQALQSRVEFVNSCYTSYNLIGGGDDSAAAGAGGSSTSMLVQARGATKSKKGFGDLTRLITMASRKNSALEVISVWGADGDHGTTSIIMKTYDDPQVCRNFTYRSWAKLIHPFSPHDFVRTLMLHFYANAPCDKQDKADNTCRRVLAKMKAMKATQPDDLFQEFERLVTRERYIVVLEGLSNMSDWDAIRAFFPDMKNGSCIVVSTRQCEIATLCAGQFYQILELQQFSRRHSVCALFKGSEGDGDKNKNHIRTLFGRDPQIKELGEYVSETRVNSPPVMSVWGIPGVGKSALVRKLYDERKLHSNNYDKYFWVDVSRPFNLRDLYLSLLQGIHPEKDPIEECHSLLTKHRCFVVIDELRSTKEWDLMQAALKPKKAKSVIIVITTDKSIATYCTNNNEKLLFNVKALEAAAAFDLFQMEVHKTFQDGVEQEVQELISKCGGIPKVIAAIASSIEMMGKMHVLISLEQKFMHHLETNPEYDMLQDLFDWIRVYFRDCPDYLKPCIFYLSIFPQGNIIRRRRLVRRWIAEGYSRDSHNESAEENGENHFSELLELSIIQQLASQSSSTSLNVDTDVRMVFCQVNTFIREYIVSQRREENLVFELGDKCALTTQRTGRHLVILKEWYRDKIVFERMDFSRLRSLTVFGEWRGFLISESMKLLRVLDLEDASRGVKHEDLDKVVKWLRRLKFLSLRGHDEIKYLPSSLHRMGQLQTLDIRETSIVTLPETITKLCNLQYIRAGRRQHHRQLFGVEVPRGIGKLTALHMLGVVDIGASGTKTMMKELKELTQLRKLGVSGINRKNIKKFVESIHGAHLESLSLQLDKDNQGCLDGISMPRAWVNLQSLKLYGLQDKLPQWKDQLSKLRKLDLEMATLKQNDNTEFLAKLPELCILRLCVEQLQDNKISFSAKMYGEEVPTYEKVKILEISCSSSSSLHVTFGSETMKNLELLKLDYSSGLSSYDLTGLNYLSELKEVLLKGTNEEALKTDLEQKLLNHPNKPVVNHR; from the exons ATGGCAGAGCTGGCGGAATTTGCGGTGGGTTTGTCCAAATCGTTGGTGACTACGGTGCAGTCTGCGATCGACGAAGACGCCAGGCTCCGGCAAAAGTTGGAGGCTGATCTTATGGCCTTCACTTTGCAGCTGGACTTGATGAAAGGCTTGATGGACGACGCCAGCCAACTGATGGAGAACATTCTGGTAAAGTATATTAAAAACCTGATCTACGAACTAGAAGACTGGATTGAATGTGCTTCTCATCTGGACGACAAGCCAATCTTTTGGCGTCGGTTGCTCCCGTCCTGCATggcaccgccgctgccgctggacGAGGCGGTTGAGGAGACACAGGCGCTCCAGAGTAGGGTGGAGTTCGTCAACAGCTGTTACACGAGCTACAATctcatcggcggcggcgacgactctgctgctgcaggcgCCGGAGGGTCGTCAACCAGTATGCTCGTCCAGGCAAGGGGCGCCACCAAGAGTAAGAAAGGCTTTGGTGATCTCACAAGATTGATCACCATGGCCAGCAGGAAGAATAGCGCCCTTGAGGTGATCTCTGTGTGGGGTGCAGATGGAGATCATGGAACCACATCCATCATCATGAAGACCTATGATGACCCTCAAGTCTGCAGAAACTTCACTTACCGCTCCTGGGCGAAGCTCATTCATCCCTTCAGTCCCCACGACTTCGTCAGGACCTTGATGCTTCACTTCTACGCAAACGCGCCTTGCGACAAACAAGACAAAGCTGACAACACATGTAGGCGTGTCCTTGCCAAGATGAAGGCCATGAAGGCCACCCAGCCAGATGATCTCTTCCAGGAGTTCGAGCGGCTGGTCACACGGGAGAGGTACATCGTCGTCTTGGAAGGCCTCTCAAACATGTCAGATTGGGATGCTATCAGGGCCTTCTTTCCTGACATGAAGAATGGCAGCTGCATCGTCGTGTCCACTCGGCAATGTGAAATAGCAACCTTGTGCGCCGGACAATTTTACCAGATACTGGAACTCCAGCAATTCTCGCGTCGCCATTCTGTCTGCGCCCTTTTCAAG GGTTCTGAAGGCGATGGAGACAAAAACAAGAACCATATTCGTACACTTTTTGGACGCGACCCACAAATAAAGGAACTCGGTGAATATGTATCAGAAACACGTGTCAACTCTCCCCCGGTGATGTCCGTGTGGGGAATACCTGGAGTTGGGAAATCAGCTCTTGTCAGAAAATTATATGATGAAAGAAAGCTTCACAGCAATAACTATGACAAGTATTTTTGGGTGGATGTATCACGTCCGTTCAATTTAAGGGACTTGTATCTGAGCTTACTTCAAGGTATTCATCCGGAGAAAGACCCCATTGAAGAGTGTCACAGTCTTCTGACGAAGCATCGGTGCTTCGTTGTTATAGACGAGCTCCGGTCCACAAAAGAATGGGACTTGATGCAAGCTGCCTTGAAGCCCAAGAAAGCTAAGAGCGTTATCATTGTCATTACAACTGACAAAAGCATCGCCACATATTGCACAAATAATAATGAAAAGCTCCTGTTTAATGTCAAGGCTCTAGAAGCTGCTGCAGCCTTTGATCTCTTCCAAATGGAG GTTCATAAGACGTTTCAAGATGGTGTGGAGCAGGAGGTACAAGAACTTATTTCGAAGTGTGGAGGTATACCCAAAGTAATAGCTGCCATAGCCTCCAGCATCGAGATGATGGGTAAAATGCACGTTCTAATTTCTTTGGAACAGAAATTTATGCATCACCTGGAGACCAACCCGGAGTATGATATGCTACAAGATCTATTTGACTGGATCCGTGTTTACTTCCGCGATTGTCCAGACTACCTCAAGCCATGTATCTTCTACCTGTCAATATTTCCTCAAGGCAACATCATTCGTCGGAGGCGACTGGTAAGGCGGTGGATTGCGGAAGGCTACTCCAGGGACAGCCATAATGAATCTGCGGAGGAGAATGGGGAAAATCACTTCTCTGAGCTGCTTGAGCTGAGCATAATCCAACAGCTAGCATCACAGTCATCATCGACGTCACTAAATGTTGACACAGATGTTCGGATGGTCTTTTGCCAGGTGAATACTTTCATTCGAGAGTACATTGTATCACAGCGAAGGGAAGAGAACCTTGTCTTCGAACTGGGTGACAAATGTGCCCTAACCACCCAGCGCACAGGACGTCACCTTGTCATATTGAAGGAATGGTACCGAGACAAAATTGTGTTTGAGAGGATGGACTTCTCACGGCTACGGTCGCTGACAGTGTTTGGGGAATGGAGAGGATTCTTAATCTCAGAAAGTATGAAGCTTCTTCGGGTGCTTGATCTAGAAGATGCATCCCGTGGTGTCAAGCATGAAGATCTAGATAAAGTAGTGAAATGGCTGCGTCGCCTCAAGTTCCTCTCTCTACGAGGACACGATGAGATCAAATATCTACCAAGTTCATTGCATCGTATGGGACAGCTCCAGACACTGGATATCAGGGAGACCTCCATAGTCACCCTGCCTGAGACCATCACCAAGTTATGCAACTTGCAGTACATACGTGCCGGTAGACGACAACATCATCGCCAGCTGTTTGGTGTTGAGGTGCCTAGAGGGATTGGGAAACTCACGGCGCTGCACATGCTTGGTGTTGTCGACATCGGTGCTTCAGGCACAAAGACCATGATGAAAGAGCTCAAGGAGCTCACCCAGTTGCGCAAGCTTGGAGTCTCTGGCATCAACAGGAAGAACATCAAGAAGTTTGTAGAATCAATTCATGGTGCCCATTTGGAATCCTTGTCCCTGCAGCTCGACAAGGACAATCAAGGCTGCTTGGATGGTATCTCCATGCCTAGGGCTTGGGTGAACCTGCAGAGCCTTAAACTGTATGGGCTTCAAGATAAGTTGCCACAATGGAAGGACCAACTTAGCAAGCTCAGGAAGTTGGACCTGGAGATGGCCACTTTAAAACAAAATGACAACACTGAGTTCCTTGCCAAGCTACCAGAACTATGCATTCTGCGCCTTTGTGTCGAGCAGCTTCAGGATAATAAGATTAGTTTTTCTGCGAAGATGTATGGAGAAGAGGTACCCACATACGAAAAGGTGAAGATCCTCGAGATTTCTTGCAGCTCCAGCAGCTCATTACATGTGACCTTCGGATCAGAAACAATGAAAAATCTTGAGCTGCTCAAGCTTGACTACTCCAGCGGGTTGTCGTCATATGACCTGACTGGCCTGAATTATCTGTCTGAGCTCAAGGAAGTCTTGCTGAAGGGCACCAACGAAGAAGCACTCAAGACAGACCTCGAGCAAAAGCTTCtcaaccatccaaacaaaccTGTCGtgaatcataggtga
- the LOC100830291 gene encoding coiled-coil domain-containing protein 12 isoform X2: MEDATARRERLRALRAAKELLSTPDSATASATAPSAEQQNGKHATTEEQVNQPALPDPVDAPEDASKENVSPTKESDELEDNGEIPLKFRNYLPHDERLRGGKVAPLSLPKFEDPIAADAAEPKQLENPFGNIAPKNPNWDLKRDVQKRVDKLEKRMQKALAEIALEQQKEKEALEEGSDAA, from the exons ATGGAGGACGCCACCGCCCGCCGCGAACGCCTCCGCGCCCTCCGCGCAGCCAAGGAGCTCCTCTCCACCCCCGactccgccaccgcctccgcgaCAGCTCCCTCCGCCGAGCAGCA GAATGGTAAACATGCGACCACAGAAGAACAGGTAAACCAACCAGCATTACCAGATCCTGTGGACGCACCTGAGGATGCTTCAAAGGAGAATGTGAGCCCAACTAAGGAATCTGATGAGCTTGAAGATAATGG CGAGATACCACTGAAGTTCAGAAACTATCTTCCTCATGATGAACGACTTCGAGGTGGTAAGGTGGCACCGTTGTCTCTTCCCAAGTTTGAAGATCCAATTGCAGCTGATGCTGCTGAGCCAAAGCAACTTGAG AACCCTTTTGGGAACATCGCTCCAAAGAACCCAAACTGGGACCTGAAACGGGATGTGCAGAAGAGGGTGGACAAGCTGGAGAAGCGCATGCAGAAAGCTCTGGCAGAGATTGCAT TGGAGCAGCAAAAGGAGAAAGAGGCCCTGGAGGAGGGAAGCGACGCAGCTTAA